From Streptomyces sp. 6-11-2, one genomic window encodes:
- a CDS encoding serine/threonine-protein kinase, whose product MARKIGSRYTANQILGRGSAGTVWFGEGPDGPVAVKLLREDLASDQELVGRFVQERTALLGLEHPNVVSVRDLVVDGNDLALVMDLVRGTDLRTRLERERRLAPEAAVAIVADVADGLAAAHAAGVVHRDVKPENVLLDMEGPLGPGGAHPALLTDFGVAKLIDSPKRTRATKIIGTPDYLAPEIVEGLPPRAAVDIYALATVLYELLAGFTPFGGGHPGAVLRRHVTETVAPLPGIPDELWRLIVQCLAKAPASRLRASELGARLRELQPMLAGMPALDVDEPGAEPSQEAGEESSSDRSADPAGGGAAGGAVERVRRRGAVPLVPGAKPDSNRDTHTSMRVPAPDELAGGARGTARVPRAAGAPRPGSAARHRAAARRRRVTLGVAGVVVAGVLGAGVWWASSGDGTDVAPGAPGQSASP is encoded by the coding sequence TTGGCACGGAAGATCGGTAGCCGGTACACCGCCAACCAGATCCTGGGGCGGGGCAGCGCCGGCACGGTGTGGTTCGGCGAAGGACCCGACGGCCCCGTTGCCGTCAAGCTGCTGCGCGAGGACCTCGCGTCCGACCAGGAACTCGTGGGCCGCTTCGTACAGGAGCGGACCGCGCTGCTGGGCCTCGAGCACCCGAACGTGGTCTCCGTACGGGACCTGGTGGTCGACGGCAACGACCTGGCCCTCGTCATGGACCTGGTCCGCGGTACGGACCTGCGCACCCGGCTGGAGCGGGAGCGACGGCTGGCGCCCGAGGCGGCCGTGGCGATCGTGGCCGATGTGGCGGACGGGCTTGCCGCGGCGCACGCGGCCGGGGTCGTGCACCGGGACGTCAAGCCGGAGAACGTGCTGCTGGACATGGAGGGGCCGCTCGGCCCCGGTGGTGCGCACCCGGCGCTGCTGACCGACTTCGGTGTGGCCAAACTCATCGACTCTCCCAAGCGGACCCGGGCGACGAAGATCATCGGGACGCCGGACTATCTCGCGCCGGAGATCGTGGAGGGGCTCCCCCCGCGGGCCGCCGTGGACATCTACGCGCTCGCCACGGTCCTGTACGAGCTGCTGGCGGGCTTCACGCCGTTCGGCGGCGGGCATCCGGGCGCGGTGCTGCGCCGGCACGTCACGGAGACGGTGGCGCCGCTGCCGGGCATCCCGGACGAGCTGTGGCGGCTGATCGTGCAGTGCCTGGCCAAGGCGCCGGCGTCGCGGCTGCGGGCCTCGGAACTGGGTGCCCGGCTCAGGGAGCTCCAGCCGATGCTCGCGGGGATGCCGGCGCTGGATGTGGACGAGCCGGGTGCGGAGCCTTCGCAGGAGGCGGGCGAGGAGTCGTCGTCCGACAGGTCGGCGGATCCGGCCGGGGGCGGGGCCGCGGGCGGGGCCGTGGAGCGGGTACGGCGACGGGGAGCGGTCCCGTTGGTGCCCGGGGCGAAGCCGGACTCCAATCGGGACACGCACACGTCGATGCGGGTGCCCGCGCCGGACGAGCTGGCGGGGGGTGCGCGGGGGACGGCGCGGGTGCCGCGGGCGGCGGGTGCGCCGCGGCCCGGTTCCGCCGCGCGTCACCGGGCCGCGGCGCGGCGGCGGCGGGTGACGCTGGGAGTCGCGGGGGTGGTCGTCGCGGGGGTGCTCGGGGCGGGGGTGTGGTGGGCGTCGTCGGGGGACGGGACGGATGTGGCGCCGGGGGCGCCTGGGCAGTCGGCGTCTCCGTGA
- the prfB gene encoding peptide chain release factor 2, with product MAVVDVSEELKSLSSTMESIEAVLDLDKMRADIAVLEEQAAAPSLWDNPDEAQKITSRLSHLQAEVRKAEALRGRIDDLGVLFELAEAEDDPDTRNEAEAELVDVKKALDEMEVRTLLSGEYDSREALVNIRAEAGGVDAADFAERLQRMYLRWAEQHGYKTEIYETSYAEEAGIKSTTFAVQVPYAYGTLSVEQGTHRLVRISPFDNQGRRQTSFAGVEILPVVEQTDHIDIDESELRVDVYRSSGPGGQGVNTTDSAVRLTHIPTGIVVSCQNERSQIQNKATAMNVLQAKLLERRRQEEQAKMDALKGDGGNSWGNQMRSYVLHPYQMVKDLRTEHEVGNPEAVFNGEIDGFLEAGIRWRKQQEQGK from the coding sequence GTGGCAGTCGTCGATGTATCCGAAGAGCTGAAGTCCCTCTCCTCGACCATGGAGTCGATCGAGGCCGTTCTGGACCTCGACAAGATGAGGGCAGACATCGCCGTGCTCGAGGAGCAGGCGGCCGCGCCCTCTCTGTGGGACAACCCCGACGAGGCGCAGAAGATCACCAGCCGGCTCTCCCACCTCCAGGCGGAGGTCAGGAAGGCGGAGGCCCTGCGCGGCAGGATCGACGATCTCGGTGTGCTCTTCGAGCTCGCCGAGGCCGAGGACGACCCGGACACCCGAAACGAGGCCGAGGCCGAGCTCGTCGACGTCAAGAAGGCGTTGGACGAGATGGAGGTCCGGACGCTGCTCTCCGGTGAGTACGACTCCCGCGAGGCGCTCGTGAACATCCGGGCCGAGGCCGGTGGCGTCGACGCCGCCGACTTCGCCGAGCGGCTCCAGCGCATGTACCTGCGCTGGGCCGAGCAGCACGGCTACAAGACCGAGATCTACGAGACGTCGTACGCCGAAGAGGCCGGCATCAAGTCGACCACCTTCGCCGTGCAGGTGCCCTACGCCTACGGCACCCTCTCCGTCGAGCAGGGCACCCACCGCCTGGTGCGCATCTCGCCCTTCGACAACCAGGGGCGCCGGCAGACCTCCTTCGCCGGTGTCGAGATCCTGCCCGTCGTCGAGCAGACCGACCACATCGACATCGACGAGTCCGAGCTGCGTGTCGACGTCTACCGCTCCTCCGGCCCCGGCGGCCAGGGTGTGAACACGACGGACTCCGCGGTCCGCCTCACGCACATCCCGACCGGCATCGTGGTCTCCTGCCAGAACGAGCGCTCGCAGATCCAGAACAAGGCCACGGCCATGAACGTCCTCCAGGCGAAGCTGCTCGAGCGGCGCCGCCAGGAGGAGCAGGCCAAGATGGACGCCCTCAAGGGCGACGGCGGCAACTCCTGGGGCAACCAGATGCGCTCCTACGTCCTGCACCCGTACCAGATGGTCAAGGACCTGCGCACCGAGCACGAGGTCGGCAACCCCGAGGCCGTGTTCAACGGCGAGATCGACGGGTTCCTGGAGGCCGGAATTCGCTGGCGCAAGCAGCAGGAACAGGGCAAGTAG
- the ftsE gene encoding cell division ATP-binding protein FtsE, producing the protein MIRFDNVSKVYPKQTRPALRDVSLEVEKGEFVFLVGSSGSGKSTFLRLILREERCSHGQVHILGKDLARVSNWKVPQIRRQLGTVFQDFRLLPNKTVAENVAFAQEVIGKSKGEIRKSVPQVLDLVGLGGKEDRRPGELSGGEQQRVAIARAFVNRPKLLICDEPTGNLDPQTSVGIMKLLDRINRTGTTVVMATHDQNIVDQMRKRVIELEKGRLVRDQARGVYGYQH; encoded by the coding sequence GTGATCCGATTCGACAATGTCTCCAAGGTCTACCCCAAGCAGACCCGCCCGGCCCTCAGGGATGTCTCCCTGGAGGTGGAGAAGGGCGAGTTCGTGTTCCTCGTGGGGTCCTCCGGCTCCGGAAAGTCCACCTTCCTGCGGCTGATCCTCCGCGAGGAGCGGTGCAGCCACGGCCAGGTGCACATCCTGGGCAAGGACCTCGCGCGCGTCTCCAACTGGAAGGTCCCGCAGATCCGCCGCCAGCTGGGCACGGTCTTCCAGGACTTCCGCCTCCTGCCCAACAAGACGGTCGCCGAGAACGTCGCCTTCGCTCAGGAGGTCATCGGCAAGTCCAAGGGCGAGATCCGCAAGTCCGTGCCGCAGGTGCTCGACCTCGTCGGGCTCGGCGGCAAGGAGGACCGCAGGCCCGGCGAGCTGTCCGGCGGTGAGCAGCAGCGCGTCGCCATCGCCCGCGCCTTCGTCAACCGGCCCAAGCTGCTCATCTGCGACGAGCCCACCGGCAACCTCGACCCGCAGACCTCCGTCGGCATCATGAAGCTGCTCGACCGCATCAACCGGACGGGCACCACCGTGGTGATGGCGACCCACGACCAGAACATCGTGGACCAGATGCGCAAGCGCGTCATCGAGCTGGAGAAGGGCCGTCTCGTCCGCGACCAGGCGCGCGGCGTCTACGGCTACCAGCACTGA
- the ftsX gene encoding permease-like cell division protein FtsX: MRAQFVLSEIGVGLRRNLTMTFAVVVSVALSLALFGGSLLMSDQVNNMKGYWYDKINVSIYLCNKSNAQSDPNCAKGAVTEDQKKTILTDLNKMSVVQKVTYESQDEAYKHYKEQFGDTPLASTITPDQMQESYRIKLKNPEQYKVIASAFNGRDGVQSVQDQKGILDNLFGLLNGMNWAARAVMSLMLVVALMLIVNTVRVSAFSRRRETGIMRLVGASGFYIQAPFIMEAAVAGLIGGGVACGFLVTARYFIIDHGLALSEKLNLINFIGWDAVLTKLPLILATSVLMPALAAFFALRKYLKV; the protein is encoded by the coding sequence ATGCGCGCCCAGTTCGTCCTGTCGGAGATCGGTGTCGGTCTCCGTCGCAATCTGACGATGACCTTCGCCGTCGTCGTCTCCGTCGCCCTGTCGCTCGCCCTGTTCGGCGGGTCGCTCCTGATGAGCGACCAGGTCAACAACATGAAGGGCTACTGGTACGACAAGATCAACGTCTCGATCTACCTCTGCAACAAGAGCAACGCCCAGAGCGACCCCAACTGCGCCAAGGGCGCGGTCACCGAGGACCAGAAGAAGACGATCCTCACCGACCTGAACAAGATGTCGGTGGTGCAGAAGGTCACCTACGAGTCCCAGGACGAGGCGTACAAGCACTACAAGGAGCAGTTCGGCGACACCCCGCTGGCCAGCACCATCACGCCGGACCAGATGCAGGAGTCGTACCGGATCAAGCTGAAGAACCCCGAGCAGTACAAGGTCATCGCGAGCGCCTTCAACGGGCGTGACGGGGTGCAGTCCGTGCAGGACCAGAAGGGCATCCTGGACAACCTCTTCGGGCTGCTGAACGGCATGAACTGGGCCGCGCGCGCGGTGATGTCGCTGATGCTGGTCGTCGCGCTGATGCTGATCGTCAACACCGTGCGCGTCTCGGCCTTCAGCCGCAGGCGTGAGACCGGGATCATGCGCCTGGTGGGCGCCTCCGGCTTCTACATCCAGGCGCCGTTCATCATGGAGGCGGCGGTCGCCGGGCTGATCGGCGGCGGGGTCGCCTGCGGATTCCTGGTGACCGCGCGGTACTTCATCATCGACCACGGTCTCGCCCTGTCGGAGAAGCTGAATCTGATCAACTTCATCGGCTGGGACGCGGTGCTGACGAAGCTGCCGCTCATCCTCGCGACAAGTGTGCTGATGCCGGCGTTGGCCGCGTTCTTCGCGCTGCGCAAGTACCTGAAGGTGTGA
- a CDS encoding S41 family peptidase, whose protein sequence is MSGRDLFRQPRRGRAGAALTLVFASVLVAGAATGSLPGHDDRKFQAGEAGSAVPVGRPEEVTRAAAEAMAVGESPMQAAARAVSRSGDRWGAVYSRGEYEEFQESLDGQYTGVGLSTRRRRDGWVEVAKVRAGSPAAAAGIRRGDRLRSVDGERTDGLPVTDVVALLRGDADDAPAGTAVTLGLQRGKRVWTRTLRRARLSTDPVTVRRSAGGVTVIKIAAFSKGVGDTVRTAVRRSPAADGIVLDLRGNSGGLVTEAVTTASAFLDGGLVATYDVDGDQRALHAGSGGDTTRPLVVLVDGGTMSAAELLTGALQDRGRAVVVGSRTFGKGSVQMPSRLPDGSVAELTVGHYRTPGGHAVDGHGITPDLDAGQDALRRAQTVLTGLGEAS, encoded by the coding sequence ATGTCGGGCCGTGACCTGTTCCGTCAGCCCCGCCGCGGCCGCGCCGGGGCCGCCCTGACATTGGTCTTCGCGAGCGTGCTGGTGGCGGGCGCGGCGACGGGCTCCCTGCCCGGCCACGACGACCGCAAGTTCCAGGCGGGCGAGGCTGGTTCGGCCGTGCCCGTAGGCCGGCCCGAGGAAGTGACCCGGGCGGCGGCCGAGGCCATGGCCGTCGGCGAGTCCCCCATGCAGGCCGCCGCACGTGCCGTCAGCCGCAGCGGCGACCGCTGGGGAGCCGTCTACTCCCGGGGCGAGTACGAGGAGTTCCAGGAGTCCCTGGACGGCCAGTACACCGGCGTCGGACTGTCGACGCGGCGCCGCCGGGACGGCTGGGTCGAGGTGGCGAAGGTCCGGGCGGGCTCGCCCGCGGCGGCCGCCGGCATCCGCCGGGGCGACCGGCTGCGCAGCGTCGACGGCGAGCGGACCGACGGGCTGCCGGTGACCGACGTGGTCGCGCTGCTGCGGGGCGACGCCGACGACGCGCCCGCCGGCACCGCCGTCACCCTGGGCCTGCAACGCGGCAAGCGCGTGTGGACCCGGACGCTCCGCCGGGCCCGTCTGTCGACGGACCCGGTCACGGTACGGCGCTCGGCGGGCGGCGTGACCGTCATCAAGATCGCCGCGTTCTCGAAGGGCGTGGGCGACACGGTCCGCACCGCCGTACGCCGCTCCCCGGCCGCCGACGGGATCGTCCTCGACCTGCGCGGCAACTCCGGCGGCCTGGTCACCGAGGCCGTCACCACCGCCTCCGCCTTCCTCGACGGCGGCCTGGTCGCCACGTACGACGTCGACGGCGACCAGCGCGCCCTGCACGCCGGCTCCGGCGGGGACACCACCCGGCCTCTGGTCGTACTCGTCGACGGCGGCACGATGAGCGCGGCCGAACTGCTCACCGGCGCCCTCCAGGACCGCGGCCGCGCGGTCGTCGTGGGCTCCCGCACCTTCGGCAAGGGCTCGGTGCAGATGCCGAGCAGGCTGCCCGACGGCTCGGTCGCCGAGCTCACGGTCGGGCACTACCGCACCCCTGGCGGGCACGCGGTGGACGGCCACGGCATCACCCCGGACCTGGACGCCGGGCAGGACGCGCTGCGGCGCGCGCAGACGGTTCTGACGGGTCTGGGCGAGGCGTCCTAG
- the smpB gene encoding SsrA-binding protein SmpB, whose amino-acid sequence MAKEKGRKLIAQNKKARHDYLIIDTYEAGLVLMGTEVKSLRQGRASLVDGFVQLDGHEAWLHNVHVPEYSQGTWTNHSARRKRKLLLHREEIDKLESKSQETGHTIVPLALYFKDGRAKVEIALAKGKKEYDKRQTLREKQDRRETDRAVAAARRKQRA is encoded by the coding sequence ATGGCTAAGGAAAAAGGGCGCAAGCTGATCGCGCAGAACAAGAAGGCGCGGCACGACTACCTCATCATCGACACCTACGAGGCCGGTCTGGTGCTGATGGGGACCGAGGTGAAGTCGCTGCGTCAGGGGCGGGCGTCGCTGGTCGACGGGTTCGTGCAGCTCGACGGGCACGAGGCGTGGCTGCACAACGTGCACGTGCCCGAGTACAGCCAGGGCACCTGGACCAACCACAGCGCCCGCCGCAAGCGGAAGCTGCTGCTGCACCGGGAGGAGATCGACAAGCTGGAGTCGAAGTCCCAGGAGACGGGTCACACGATCGTGCCCCTCGCGCTGTACTTCAAGGACGGCCGGGCCAAGGTCGAGATCGCGCTGGCGAAGGGCAAGAAGGAGTACGACAAGCGACAGACGCTCCGCGAGAAGCAGGACCGCCGCGAGACGGACCGCGCGGTGGCGGCGGCGCGGCGCAAGCAGCGGGCGTAG
- a CDS encoding sensor histidine kinase — protein MTTSGIGVHASLPPRLELDDAVTKCLRSVLHEAVGNLLEHSRATFCEIELHADPDDIRLTVRNDGAPTGPPPPSTAPGRGTGLAGLRGRVIALGGTLHVTTKDRTFSVTATLPLF, from the coding sequence GTGACCACCTCCGGGATAGGGGTGCACGCCTCGCTGCCGCCGCGCCTCGAACTGGACGACGCGGTGACGAAGTGCCTGCGGTCGGTGCTCCACGAGGCGGTGGGCAATCTGCTGGAACACAGCCGTGCCACGTTCTGCGAGATCGAGCTCCACGCCGACCCGGACGACATCCGTCTGACCGTCCGCAACGACGGTGCCCCCACCGGCCCGCCCCCACCCTCCACGGCGCCCGGCCGCGGCACGGGCCTGGCCGGCCTCAGAGGCCGAGTCATCGCCCTCGGCGGAACCCTGCACGTCACCACGAAGGACCGGACCTTCTCCGTGACAGCCACCCTGCCCCTGTTCTGA
- a CDS encoding response regulator transcription factor produces the protein MDRVIRVLVVEDHAVVRSGLVALLSGELGIQVVGQAADGEAALAEAERLRPDVILLDIDLPVMDGIAVAAVLAEQLPDCRIVMLTALDRPGHLGRALGAGASGYLLKSATPAETADAIRRVAAGGRVIDPRMRDDRADEVSPLTERETEVLRLASSGAHAREIAAELFLGVGTVRNRLSSAVSKLHARTLVDAVRIAERHGWL, from the coding sequence ATGGACCGGGTGATCAGAGTGTTGGTGGTCGAGGACCACGCAGTCGTGCGGTCCGGGCTGGTGGCGCTGCTCTCGGGCGAGCTGGGGATACAGGTCGTCGGCCAGGCCGCCGACGGCGAGGCCGCACTGGCCGAGGCCGAGCGGCTTCGGCCCGATGTGATTCTCCTCGACATCGACCTCCCCGTGATGGACGGCATCGCCGTCGCCGCCGTGCTCGCCGAACAACTGCCTGACTGCCGCATCGTGATGCTCACGGCGCTGGACCGGCCCGGGCATCTGGGGCGTGCCCTGGGCGCGGGAGCCTCCGGTTACCTTCTCAAGAGCGCGACCCCCGCTGAGACCGCGGACGCGATTCGCCGGGTTGCGGCGGGAGGGCGAGTGATCGACCCGCGGATGCGCGACGACCGGGCCGACGAGGTCAGCCCTCTGACCGAGCGGGAGACCGAAGTGCTGCGGCTGGCGTCCTCGGGTGCGCACGCCCGCGAGATCGCCGCCGAACTCTTCCTGGGCGTGGGCACGGTGCGCAACCGGCTCTCGTCCGCTGTCAGCAAGCTCCATGCGCGCACCCTCGTCGACGCCGTCCGCATCGCCGAACGCCACGGCTGGCTGTAG
- a CDS encoding ATP-binding protein, whose amino-acid sequence MPTPHRSPTALPQDIEFRFPRHARSVGRARLLLREQATSWKLPDGVTETAVLLLSELMTNAYRHAKAPGREIRARCVLSDDGRLRVLVTDANDVLPTPRDASPEDESGRGLALVEALADDWGAEPRPGGIGKTMWFELELDAEAGAER is encoded by the coding sequence ATGCCGACGCCGCACCGCTCCCCCACCGCGCTCCCCCAGGACATCGAGTTCCGCTTCCCCCGCCACGCCCGCAGCGTGGGCCGCGCCCGCCTGCTCCTGCGCGAACAGGCGACGTCCTGGAAGCTCCCCGACGGGGTGACGGAGACGGCGGTACTCCTGCTCAGCGAGCTGATGACGAACGCCTACCGCCACGCGAAGGCGCCCGGCCGGGAGATCCGGGCGCGCTGCGTACTGAGCGACGACGGCCGCCTGCGCGTCTTGGTCACGGACGCGAACGACGTCCTGCCCACGCCCCGAGACGCGTCACCGGAGGACGAGTCCGGCCGCGGCCTGGCCCTGGTGGAGGCGCTGGCGGACGACTGGGGCGCCGAGCCCCGCCCCGGCGGCATCGGCAAGACGATGTGGTTCGAGCTCGAACTCGACGCGGAAGCAGGCGCAGAGAGGTGA